Proteins encoded in a region of the Coffea eugenioides isolate CCC68of chromosome 4, Ceug_1.0, whole genome shotgun sequence genome:
- the LOC113768341 gene encoding alpha-mannosidase I MNS5 isoform X1, whose amino-acid sequence MEGRKAEFLLTNQYKLMLPSKILTWVILFLLIFPSFFQISHSKLDSYSYLAAKRKRMSEKVRKMFYHAYDNYMTYAFPHDELKPLTKTFTDSLSELGNLKLEYLPEQYKGSALSLIESLSSLVVLGNQTEFEKGVFWLSENLTFDVDARINLFECNIRVLGGLVSAHILATDSTKNRLVQGTYKNQLLDLAENLGRRFLPAFDTPTGLPYAWINLKYGVMENETTETSTSGCGSLILEMGALSRLTGDPRFESAALHALRKLWSMRSSLNLLGTTLDVVTGEWIEHSSGIGAGVDSFYEYLLKAHILFGRDEFWRMFQSAYIAVQRYFRHGPWYHEADMRTGKSTYWQLTSLQAFWPGLQVLVGDIPAANLSHREFYYVWKKYGVLPERYLLDHMMLHPTEKYYPLRPEFAESTFYLYQATKDPWYMEVGELIVDSLNLYTRVEGGFASIRDVTSMELEDHQHSFFLSETCKYLYLLYDDSFLGDRNYIFTTEGHPLPVLSSWREKLPEAYIPSNWTYVKSEEQVKRASAMSMRVCPATALECGQGQPRVESACHIPDSRADHRCFNDDDCGVDSSNCRRRSCSLAGYCGQWLFI is encoded by the exons ATGGAAGGCAGGAAGGCAGAATTTTTGTTGACTAACCAGTACAAGTTGATGTTGCCTAGCAAAATCTTGACATGGGTTATATTGTTTCTACTGATATTTCCCAGCTTCTTTCAGATATCCCATTCCAAGCTGGATTCCTATAGCTATTTAGCAGCAAAGCGAAAACGAATGAGTGAAAAGGTTCGCAAAAT GTTTTACCATGCTTATGACAACTACATGACCTATGCATTTCCG CATGATGAGCTGAAACCTCTGACCAAAACTTTCACAGATTCGCTTAGTGAGCTTGGAAATCTGAAG CTGGAATATCTACCAGAACAGTACAAAGGATCAGCTCTCTCACTTATAGAATCATTATCCAG CCTTGTTGTCCTGGGTAACCAAACTGAGTTTGAGAAAGGAGTTTTTTGGCTGTCTGAAAATCTGACATTTGATGTTGATGCAAGGATAAATCTTTTTGAG TGCAACATAAGAGTTCTTGGAGGACTTGTTTCTGCTCATATACTTGCAACTGATTCTACAAAAAACAGGTTAGTTCAAGGAACTTATAAGAATCAGCTCCTTGATTTGGCTGAGAATTTGGGAAGGCGCTTTTTACCTGCATTTGATACTCCAACTGGATTGCCATATGCTTGGATTAATTTAAAG TATGGAGTAATGGAGAATGAGACTACTGAAACGAGCACATCTGGCTGTG GGTCTTTGATCCTTGAAATGGGAGCATTGTCACGTTTAACTGGTGATCCAAGATTTGAGTCCGCTGCTTTGCATGCTCTTCGTAAGTTGTGGAGCATGCGGAGTTCGTTAAATCTTCTTGGAACTACCCTGGATGTGGTGACTGGAGAATGGATAGAACACTCATCTGGAATTGGAGCTG GGGTTGACTCATTCTATGAGTACCTTCTTAAAGCTCACATTCTTTTTGGGAGGGATGAGTTTTGGAGGATGTTTCAGTCTGCTTACATTGCTGTACAGAGATATTTTAGACATGGCCCATG GTATCATGAAGCTGATATGAGAACAGGAAAATCAACCTATTGGCAGCTTACAAGCCTGCAAGCATTTTGGCCGGGTCTCCAG GTGCTTGTTGGGGACATTCCAGCAGCTAACTTGTCACACCGAGAGTTCTATTATGTCTGGAAGAAATATGGGGTACTGCCAGAGAG ATATCTTTTGGATCATATGATGTTGCACCCCACAGAAAAATACTATCCTTTGCGCCCCGAGTTTGCGGAATCCACATTTTACTTATATCAAGCAACCAAAG ATCCTTGGTATATGGAAGTGGGTGAATTGATTGTAGATTCTCTTAATCTATACACTAGAGTTGAAGGTGGTTTTGCAAGTATTAGAGATGTGACGAGTATGGAATTAGAAGATCATCAACATAGCTTTTTTCTTTCTGAAAC gTGCAAGTATTTATATCTTCTTTATGATGATTCATTTTTGGGCGACCGTAATTACATCTTCACTACTGAAGGTCATCCTCTGCCAGTTTTAAGCTCTTGGCGTGAGAAGCTTCCTGAGGCTTATATTCCAAGTAACTGGACATATGTTAAG AGTGAAGAGCAAGTAAAACGAGCAAGTGCAATGTCAATGCGAGTTTGTCCAGCCACTGCACTAGAATGTGGGCAGGGTCAGCCACGGGTGGAGAGTGCCTGCCACATTCCTGACTCTCGCGCAGACCATAGATGCTTTAATGACGATGACTGTGGTGTTGATTCCAGCAATTGCAGACGTAGATCATGCAGTCTGGCTGGCTACTGTGGCCAATGGTTGTTCATTTGA
- the LOC113768341 gene encoding alpha-mannosidase I MNS5 isoform X2, giving the protein MEGRKAEFLLTNQYKLMLPSKILTWVILFLLIFPSFFQISHSKLDSYSYLAAKRKRMSEKVRKMFYHAYDNYMTYAFPHDELKPLTKTFTDSLSELGNLKLEYLPEQYKGSALSLIESLSSLVVLGNQTEFEKGVFWLSENLTFDVDARINLFECNIRVLGGLVSAHILATDSTKNRLVQGTYKNQLLDLAENLGRRFLPAFDTPTGLPYAWINLKYGVMENETTETSTSGCGSLILEMGALSRLTGDPRFESAALHALRKLWSMRSSLNLLGTTLDVVTGEWIEHSSGIGAAHILFGRDEFWRMFQSAYIAVQRYFRHGPWYHEADMRTGKSTYWQLTSLQAFWPGLQVLVGDIPAANLSHREFYYVWKKYGVLPERYLLDHMMLHPTEKYYPLRPEFAESTFYLYQATKDPWYMEVGELIVDSLNLYTRVEGGFASIRDVTSMELEDHQHSFFLSETCKYLYLLYDDSFLGDRNYIFTTEGHPLPVLSSWREKLPEAYIPSNWTYVKSEEQVKRASAMSMRVCPATALECGQGQPRVESACHIPDSRADHRCFNDDDCGVDSSNCRRRSCSLAGYCGQWLFI; this is encoded by the exons ATGGAAGGCAGGAAGGCAGAATTTTTGTTGACTAACCAGTACAAGTTGATGTTGCCTAGCAAAATCTTGACATGGGTTATATTGTTTCTACTGATATTTCCCAGCTTCTTTCAGATATCCCATTCCAAGCTGGATTCCTATAGCTATTTAGCAGCAAAGCGAAAACGAATGAGTGAAAAGGTTCGCAAAAT GTTTTACCATGCTTATGACAACTACATGACCTATGCATTTCCG CATGATGAGCTGAAACCTCTGACCAAAACTTTCACAGATTCGCTTAGTGAGCTTGGAAATCTGAAG CTGGAATATCTACCAGAACAGTACAAAGGATCAGCTCTCTCACTTATAGAATCATTATCCAG CCTTGTTGTCCTGGGTAACCAAACTGAGTTTGAGAAAGGAGTTTTTTGGCTGTCTGAAAATCTGACATTTGATGTTGATGCAAGGATAAATCTTTTTGAG TGCAACATAAGAGTTCTTGGAGGACTTGTTTCTGCTCATATACTTGCAACTGATTCTACAAAAAACAGGTTAGTTCAAGGAACTTATAAGAATCAGCTCCTTGATTTGGCTGAGAATTTGGGAAGGCGCTTTTTACCTGCATTTGATACTCCAACTGGATTGCCATATGCTTGGATTAATTTAAAG TATGGAGTAATGGAGAATGAGACTACTGAAACGAGCACATCTGGCTGTG GGTCTTTGATCCTTGAAATGGGAGCATTGTCACGTTTAACTGGTGATCCAAGATTTGAGTCCGCTGCTTTGCATGCTCTTCGTAAGTTGTGGAGCATGCGGAGTTCGTTAAATCTTCTTGGAACTACCCTGGATGTGGTGACTGGAGAATGGATAGAACACTCATCTGGAATTGGAGCTG CTCACATTCTTTTTGGGAGGGATGAGTTTTGGAGGATGTTTCAGTCTGCTTACATTGCTGTACAGAGATATTTTAGACATGGCCCATG GTATCATGAAGCTGATATGAGAACAGGAAAATCAACCTATTGGCAGCTTACAAGCCTGCAAGCATTTTGGCCGGGTCTCCAG GTGCTTGTTGGGGACATTCCAGCAGCTAACTTGTCACACCGAGAGTTCTATTATGTCTGGAAGAAATATGGGGTACTGCCAGAGAG ATATCTTTTGGATCATATGATGTTGCACCCCACAGAAAAATACTATCCTTTGCGCCCCGAGTTTGCGGAATCCACATTTTACTTATATCAAGCAACCAAAG ATCCTTGGTATATGGAAGTGGGTGAATTGATTGTAGATTCTCTTAATCTATACACTAGAGTTGAAGGTGGTTTTGCAAGTATTAGAGATGTGACGAGTATGGAATTAGAAGATCATCAACATAGCTTTTTTCTTTCTGAAAC gTGCAAGTATTTATATCTTCTTTATGATGATTCATTTTTGGGCGACCGTAATTACATCTTCACTACTGAAGGTCATCCTCTGCCAGTTTTAAGCTCTTGGCGTGAGAAGCTTCCTGAGGCTTATATTCCAAGTAACTGGACATATGTTAAG AGTGAAGAGCAAGTAAAACGAGCAAGTGCAATGTCAATGCGAGTTTGTCCAGCCACTGCACTAGAATGTGGGCAGGGTCAGCCACGGGTGGAGAGTGCCTGCCACATTCCTGACTCTCGCGCAGACCATAGATGCTTTAATGACGATGACTGTGGTGTTGATTCCAGCAATTGCAGACGTAGATCATGCAGTCTGGCTGGCTACTGTGGCCAATGGTTGTTCATTTGA
- the LOC113768341 gene encoding alpha-mannosidase I MNS5 isoform X3, which produces MTYAFPHDELKPLTKTFTDSLSELGNLKLEYLPEQYKGSALSLIESLSSLVVLGNQTEFEKGVFWLSENLTFDVDARINLFECNIRVLGGLVSAHILATDSTKNRLVQGTYKNQLLDLAENLGRRFLPAFDTPTGLPYAWINLKYGVMENETTETSTSGCGSLILEMGALSRLTGDPRFESAALHALRKLWSMRSSLNLLGTTLDVVTGEWIEHSSGIGAGVDSFYEYLLKAHILFGRDEFWRMFQSAYIAVQRYFRHGPWYHEADMRTGKSTYWQLTSLQAFWPGLQVLVGDIPAANLSHREFYYVWKKYGVLPERYLLDHMMLHPTEKYYPLRPEFAESTFYLYQATKDPWYMEVGELIVDSLNLYTRVEGGFASIRDVTSMELEDHQHSFFLSETCKYLYLLYDDSFLGDRNYIFTTEGHPLPVLSSWREKLPEAYIPSNWTYVKSEEQVKRASAMSMRVCPATALECGQGQPRVESACHIPDSRADHRCFNDDDCGVDSSNCRRRSCSLAGYCGQWLFI; this is translated from the exons ATGACCTATGCATTTCCG CATGATGAGCTGAAACCTCTGACCAAAACTTTCACAGATTCGCTTAGTGAGCTTGGAAATCTGAAG CTGGAATATCTACCAGAACAGTACAAAGGATCAGCTCTCTCACTTATAGAATCATTATCCAG CCTTGTTGTCCTGGGTAACCAAACTGAGTTTGAGAAAGGAGTTTTTTGGCTGTCTGAAAATCTGACATTTGATGTTGATGCAAGGATAAATCTTTTTGAG TGCAACATAAGAGTTCTTGGAGGACTTGTTTCTGCTCATATACTTGCAACTGATTCTACAAAAAACAGGTTAGTTCAAGGAACTTATAAGAATCAGCTCCTTGATTTGGCTGAGAATTTGGGAAGGCGCTTTTTACCTGCATTTGATACTCCAACTGGATTGCCATATGCTTGGATTAATTTAAAG TATGGAGTAATGGAGAATGAGACTACTGAAACGAGCACATCTGGCTGTG GGTCTTTGATCCTTGAAATGGGAGCATTGTCACGTTTAACTGGTGATCCAAGATTTGAGTCCGCTGCTTTGCATGCTCTTCGTAAGTTGTGGAGCATGCGGAGTTCGTTAAATCTTCTTGGAACTACCCTGGATGTGGTGACTGGAGAATGGATAGAACACTCATCTGGAATTGGAGCTG GGGTTGACTCATTCTATGAGTACCTTCTTAAAGCTCACATTCTTTTTGGGAGGGATGAGTTTTGGAGGATGTTTCAGTCTGCTTACATTGCTGTACAGAGATATTTTAGACATGGCCCATG GTATCATGAAGCTGATATGAGAACAGGAAAATCAACCTATTGGCAGCTTACAAGCCTGCAAGCATTTTGGCCGGGTCTCCAG GTGCTTGTTGGGGACATTCCAGCAGCTAACTTGTCACACCGAGAGTTCTATTATGTCTGGAAGAAATATGGGGTACTGCCAGAGAG ATATCTTTTGGATCATATGATGTTGCACCCCACAGAAAAATACTATCCTTTGCGCCCCGAGTTTGCGGAATCCACATTTTACTTATATCAAGCAACCAAAG ATCCTTGGTATATGGAAGTGGGTGAATTGATTGTAGATTCTCTTAATCTATACACTAGAGTTGAAGGTGGTTTTGCAAGTATTAGAGATGTGACGAGTATGGAATTAGAAGATCATCAACATAGCTTTTTTCTTTCTGAAAC gTGCAAGTATTTATATCTTCTTTATGATGATTCATTTTTGGGCGACCGTAATTACATCTTCACTACTGAAGGTCATCCTCTGCCAGTTTTAAGCTCTTGGCGTGAGAAGCTTCCTGAGGCTTATATTCCAAGTAACTGGACATATGTTAAG AGTGAAGAGCAAGTAAAACGAGCAAGTGCAATGTCAATGCGAGTTTGTCCAGCCACTGCACTAGAATGTGGGCAGGGTCAGCCACGGGTGGAGAGTGCCTGCCACATTCCTGACTCTCGCGCAGACCATAGATGCTTTAATGACGATGACTGTGGTGTTGATTCCAGCAATTGCAGACGTAGATCATGCAGTCTGGCTGGCTACTGTGGCCAATGGTTGTTCATTTGA